The following nucleotide sequence is from Psychroflexus torquis ATCC 700755.
GGCTTGAACAGCATATTCAAACTTGCATCCTAGAGAAGAACCGTCTCCCAATAGCTTTTTAAAAAGCGGTAAATCATTGGGTGTAGATATGATAAGGATCTCACGTATTCCTGCAGACATTAGCGTTGATAAGGGATAGTATATCATCGGTTTGTCATAAATAGGCATAAGTTGCTTACTTACTGCGAGCGTTAAGGGGTGAAGTCGAGTTCCTGACCCTCCAGCTAAAACAATTCCTTTCATAAGTTAAAGATTCAAGGGTAGGTTATACTTTTCAAGATACCACTGGACTGTTTTTTTTATACCACTTTCAAAGGTTTCATCGGCACACCATCCTAACTTGCTTTCAATTTTACCAGCATCTATAGCATATCGAAAATCGTGACCAGGCCTGTCGGTAACATATTCAATTAAGTCCTTATGAGGCTTATTTTGAGGCTTTAATTCATCTAAAATTTCACTAATTTTGGTTGCAATGTAGATGTTTTGGCGTTCATTTTTTCCTCCGATATTATAAGTTTCACCTAGTTTCCCTTTATGCAGTGCTATGTCTATGCCTTTACAGTGGTCATCAACATAAAGCCAGTCTCTTATGTTTTTTCCATCTCCATAAATAGGAATGGGTTGCTTTTGAATAGCCTTTCGAATAATGGTTGGGATCAATTTTTCATCATGTTGATGAGGTCCATAATTATTGGAACAATTGGTTGTAACTACGGGGAGACCATAGGTATGGAAATAACTTCTAGCAATCATATCCGAGGACGCTTTGGAAGCGCTATATGGACTATTTGGTGCAT
It contains:
- the rfbB gene encoding dTDP-glucose 4,6-dehydratase, with the protein product MTTILVTGGAGFIGSNFLNLWVPEQTYHFVNLDKLTYAGDLNNIKVSNYDNYTFIEGDICDTSLLETLFKEYKFEKVIHFAAESHVDNSISNPDAFIRTNITGTFNLLHQSYVLWMESPFNFRKEFEKARFLHVSTDEVYGTLENDGSLFTEDTSYAPNSPYSASKASSDMIARSYFHTYGLPVVTTNCSNNYGPHQHDEKLIPTIIRKAIQKQPIPIYGDGKNIRDWLYVDDHCKGIDIALHKGKLGETYNIGGKNERQNIYIATKISEILDELKPQNKPHKDLIEYVTDRPGHDFRYAIDAGKIESKLGWCADETFESGIKKTVQWYLEKYNLPLNL